GACGGGCGCTGTACCTGTGGGGCCAGGCCGGCTGCGGCCGCACGCATCTGCTGCGCGCCATCGCCGCCACGCCGGAAGGACGCTACGTGAGCGCCGACGAGGCCGGCGCCGAACTGGCCATGCTCGCGCAGCGCGAACCGGACGACCGCATGCCGCCCATCGTGGCGGTGGATGACCTGCACCGGATGAGCGAGACCGGACAGGCGGCCCTGTTTGCCCTGTACAATCGCTGGCGCGAGTCGGCGGCCACGCAACATGCCTTCGCGCTGGCCGTCGCGGGCGACCGCGCGCCCCTGGCGATGCCGCTGCGCGAAGACCTTCGCACCCGGTTGGGCTGGGACCTGGTCTTCCGTCTGGATCCGCTTTCAGACGCCGACAAACTGGCCGCGCTGGCGGCGCAGGCCGCCGAACGCGGACTGCAACTGGCGCCGGAAGTCATCAACTGGATGCTGACGCATTACGAGCGCGACATGCGGCGCCTGGCCGCCCTGCTCGACGCGCTGGACCGCTATTCGCTGGCCACGCGCCGCCCCCTGACCATACCGCTGCTGCGCGCGATGCTGGCGGACCCCGATACCCCTACCTCATGACTGCTGCACGCCTGGCTCTCTTCGATCTCGATCACACGCTGCTGCCCCTGGACAGCGACTACCAATGGGCGGACTTCCTGGCCCGCACCGGCCGGGCGGGCGATCCCGAAGAAGCGCGGGCGCGCAACGAGGACCTGATGGAGCGCTACAACCGCGGCGAGCTGACGGCGCAGCAGTCCGCGGAATTCATGCTGGGGCTCCTGGCGGCGCACACGCCCTTCGACCTGGCCCGCTGGCACGAGGAATACATGGCCGAAGTCATCCGGCCGGCCATCGGGCTGGCCGCCGTGCGTTTGGTGCAGGACCATCTGGCCGC
The sequence above is a segment of the Bordetella genomosp. 9 genome. Coding sequences within it:
- the hda gene encoding DnaA regulatory inactivator Hda, whose amino-acid sequence is MNRQLLLDVLPEPAPSLGNYIAGPNGQALEAARQLAPGRALYLWGQAGCGRTHLLRAIAATPEGRYVSADEAGAELAMLAQREPDDRMPPIVAVDDLHRMSETGQAALFALYNRWRESAATQHAFALAVAGDRAPLAMPLREDLRTRLGWDLVFRLDPLSDADKLAALAAQAAERGLQLAPEVINWMLTHYERDMRRLAALLDALDRYSLATRRPLTIPLLRAMLADPDTPTS